The segment CGCACATCCGCGACATGCGTTTTCGTGTCTTCGCTATAGCGAATTCGAAACCCGACGATTCGCTCCTCATCGAACTCCCAGTCGATGGGTTTTTCGGGAATTAATTCATCGATACGAGACGGCTCGGATGTTTCTTTGTTTTGGAATACGACTAGAACTTCCGTCGGACCACAGTAACCAATCAATTCCCGGCATTCCGGAAACGTCGATAGTGCATAGCCGATAGATTCCCCAGCTTTATCCAGAACATAGAATCCGTTTCGAGGGGATCGATCAATTTCCAATCGCTCGGCAGCCGGCAGGAACTGTGATACCTCCGTCACATCCAGTGGCCGCTTCAGCTCGCGACTCACCTGGAAGTGATGCTCATGCATCATCCAGAGGACAAGTCCCAGCATGACCGCGCGATAGAGGCGCAAACCGCCTCCTTTCCAGAGCGTTATCCAGAATGACGAGCCCCGTTCCGACATGATACTCAACAGATTATTCAACAGGTAATATCTGTACCGCATCGGCAGCAACATAACCAGTTACCCCAGCGGCTGAAATGAACACGGAGGAAGTAGCATCAGGCGTAAACCCAAACTTACCCAGCGGGACAAACAGCTGATCTTTCTTTCGCACTTTAGTCTGGTCGATCTTTACCTGGCTTGTTTTGCCCTCGTGTTCAATATGAACAGTGAGATCTTTCGTTCTGTTTTCATGCGGCGTAAATGAGAGTCCGACTTCGTATTCACCCGCTGTGGGGACAGTGAACGTATAACGAATCGTCGTCTCATCCGATTTGCCAGCATACAGGTATTCGTCGCCGACAAATCCGTTCACACCGTGGCCACTATGCCAGTTGCCAGTGGTAAATGCATCCGTGTTATCGAGAACGATTCCCTTCAACGTTTCGCGGGAAACTCCCCGAACGGGATAGGGTAACGCCGAGCCTGTTACCTGAAGCTCGCTATCGACAGTTTCTCGCCGGGCTCGACCGGGTAAGTTCATGAGTTCGTCCAACTCCGGCCAGTATTCAGTATAAACATCACGGGGCGAGCATCCATGAATTTTGCAGATCGAGGCCGCCTTACCGACAACTTCCCCCATCATACCGCATGTCTTCATCACTCGTACGGTACCGAGGGCACCGTGAGTTACGCTTATGCAACGACCGGCCATGAATAGATTGTTTATGTTCCGCGAGTAGAAACAGCGATAGGGAACGGGATACCCGTAGTTCTTGTCGACAGATCGATCAAACTCTGCATAAGAGATAAACGGATCTTCAGGGTACTTTTGCATGTATCGTTTTTTGGGATAGTGGAGATCGATGTCCCACGTCGTTGGTACACAGCCATCCGGGAATTCCTTCTTGCCTGTGATATCCTCCCGGGTAAGTAAGACATCTCCCAGTAGACGACGGGATTCGCGTGGCCCACCAATATAGGCAATCCAGGTCAGAGCGGCATTCTGATGTTTTTCGGCACCGTCGCCATTTTTCATCGCATTGAAGGCACCGTACACAGCCCGCAAGTTCCAGTCGCGAACGTACTCAAGGTCTTCAATCGGGTGGCGATCAAATCCTCCTTCCCAGAACCATTCACCATGCCCACGACGTGGGTAGGGGAAAT is part of the Polystyrenella longa genome and harbors:
- a CDS encoding FAD-dependent oxidoreductase, with the protein product MRTLIIACLLITVSFVPRFAIAETVLVEAESFESHGGWKLDTQFIQNMGSPYLLAHGLGKAVADAETTVTFPKTGTYHVFVRTKDWVARWKQPGTPGRFQLNVNGTPLEETFGTKSANWFWQSGGTVDINQTEVELSLHDLTGFDGRCDAILFTTDKDFQPDNSSEAFASWRQEMLGNSVKPTIQDYDLVVAGGGYSGMGAAISAARMGCKVALIQNRPVLGGNGSSEIRVWAQGLLRRGKYPHIGEIVQEFADSATQSPGTKAEFEDEKKEAIVRAEANITLFLNHHVYAAQSENEEVQSVTAFDTRSGAQVEFHAPLFVDATGHGVLGALVNADFDMLEEGHMGMSNMWRWEETEKAAQFPEVPWALQLKMDDFPYPRRGHGEWFWEGGFDRHPIEDLEYVRDWNLRAVYGAFNAMKNGDGAEKHQNAALTWIAYIGGPRESRRLLGDVLLTREDITGKKEFPDGCVPTTWDIDLHYPKKRYMQKYPEDPFISYAEFDRSVDKNYGYPVPYRCFYSRNINNLFMAGRCISVTHGALGTVRVMKTCGMMGEVVGKAASICKIHGCSPRDVYTEYWPELDELMNLPGRARRETVDSELQVTGSALPYPVRGVSRETLKGIVLDNTDAFTTGNWHSGHGVNGFVGDEYLYAGKSDETTIRYTFTVPTAGEYEVGLSFTPHENRTKDLTVHIEHEGKTSQVKIDQTKVRKKDQLFVPLGKFGFTPDATSSVFISAAGVTGYVAADAVQILPVE